GACGTGATCAAAGGTACTGTTAACGGCAAGAAGGCCTGGTGGTATGTGGTGAAGGGAGAAGTGACCTTCACAGATACGGTGGCCAAGAATAAGAACGGCTGGTGGCGAATCGAGGATGGCAAAGTGAACTTTAACGCCAATACGGTAGCCAAGAACAGCAAGGGCTGGTGGGTGATCCGGAATGGAAAGGTTGACTTTGGATATAACGGGATCGCTAAAAATGGAAATGGAAGCTGGCTGTGCAAAAACGGCAAAGTGAACTTTGGATATAGCGGGAAGTATCAGGATGGAGAACACGCCTATACAATCCAGAGAGGCGAAGTGATAAAAACGACTTAGGCCAGATAAAAGGTGGACTTTTGCGCATAATAGAGATATAATATATCAGAGCATGCTTAAGATTAAGTGTGCTCTGATAATTACGTTACAGAGAAGGAATTTGTTGTCATGATAGGACTTGGGAAGAGAAGGGCGATATTGATCGGGTTATGTGATGCACTGATCGTATGTTTCAGCGCATTATTTTCGCTGGGGCTGAGATTTAATTTTGATATTATTCCGGACCAGTATCTGAAGCCGGCTTTGTATTGCCTCCCTGTTGATGTTATAATCGCGATTATCGTACTGCGCTTTTTTAAACTTTATAATCGTGTCTGGACCTATGCTTCCATGGAAGAGAGCATGTCTATCTTAAAAGCAACAATTTGCATCGAAACCATATATGTCTTGTATCATACATTTCTGCAGATACCTATGCCGAGAAGCTTCTATGTGTTTGATGCAACGTTGTTGTTTTTGTTGTTTCTGGCGCTTCGTTTTGGAAGGCGGATCCAGAAGCAGTTGTTTCCAGAGCGGGTAAATAACGAATCGAAAAAGAGAACGCTGCTTGTGGGGGGCGGTTCCGCAGCCTCCATCCTGATCAGCGAGACGCAGAATATGCAGAGCAGCCCGCGGAATATTGTATGTATTGTTGACGATAATGTGAATAAGAAGGGCAAGTACCTGCGGAATGTTCCGATCATCGGTACGCGGGCAGATATCCCGGTTGCGGTAAGAAGGTATGGGATTGATGAGATCATTATTGCTATCCCGTCCGCAACGGCAGGCGCTGTAAAGGAGATCCTGGAGATCTGTCATGAGACAGAGGCGAAGGTGAGGATCCTGCCGGCGATCGCTTCTGGATTTACTGAGTCGCTGTCCGATCTGGTGCGGGAAGTACGGTATGAGGACTTGCTGGGGCGCGCTCCCGTGCAGGTTAATCAGGCAGGGATCGGCGCTTTCCTGGAAGGGAAAGTGGTGCTGGTTACCGGAGGGGGCGGATCCATTGGCTCAGAGTTGTGCCGCCAGATCGTGCAGTATCATCCGGCGAAGCTGATCATCTTTGATATCTATGAGAATAATGCCTATGAGATCCAGATGGAGTTGAAGCGTCACCATCCGGAACTGGAACTGATCACGCTGATCGGGTCTGTTCGTGACTATGACCGTATGGACAAGTTGTTTGCCACTTATCATCCTCAGATCATCTATCATGCTGCGGCTCATAAGCATGTGCCGCTTATGGAGGATTCGCCCAATGAGGCGATCAAGAATAACTGTATGGGAACCCTGAATGTGGCGAAACTGGCCGATCTCTACAAGGCAGAAAACTTTACGCTGATCTCCACGGACAAGGCGGTACGGCCTACCAATGTTATGGGGGCGTCGAAGCGGATCTGCGAGATGATCATCCAGAGTTACGCGAAGAAATCAACGCATACCAGGTATGCGGCAGTCCGATTTGGGAATGTGTTGGGCAGCCATGGCTCGGTTGTTCCTCTGTTCTTAAAGCAGATTGAAGAAGGCGGCCCGGTAACGGTGACGCATAAGGAGATCACCCGGTTCTTCATGACCATCCCGGAAGCAGTCTCTTTGGTGCTGCAGGCCAGTCTCTTCGCTAAGGGCGGCGAGATCTTCGTGCTGGATATGGGAAAACCGGTGAAGATCTATGAGATGGCGGAGAATTTAATTCGGATGAAAGGGTATAAGCCCAATGAGGATATCATGATCGAAGTTACCGGTCTTCGCCCGGGAGAGAAGTTGTATGAGGAACTTCTGATGGATGAAGAGGGGCTTACGAAGACAGCAAATGAGAAGATCTTTGTAGGGCATCCGATCGCGATGGATGAGATGAAGTTCTTTGAAGAACTGGATGAGCTGATAGACTGCAGTAAGGAAAATGGGGACCATATACAAGATCGAATTGAAGAGATTTGTACAACTTACAGGAGAAAAGCGTAAGTTGCGATAATGATAGGCGGGTAAAAAGATGTTTAAGGATTATACGAAGTTTTCTGGATTTAACTCTAAAGTTTGGTTGAGCAGTCCAACGATGCATGGACAGGAGATAGAATATATAAGGGAGGCCTATGAGTCCAACTGGATGTCTACGGTGGGAGCCAATATTAATGAGGTGGAAAGAATGGCCTGCGAAAAAGTGGGCTGTAGGTATGCGGTGGCATTATCGGCAGGAACGGCAGCATTGCACCTGGCAGTGAAACTTGCGGGAGTGAAACCGGGAGACCGGGTGTTTTGTTCGGATATGACATTTGCGGCTACGGTGAATCCGGTTGTATATGAAGGAGGAATTCCCGTTTTTATCGATGCGGAGTACGATACCTGGAATATGGATCCAAATGCGTTGGAGAAGGCATTTGAATTATATCCAGATACAAAGGTGGTTGTAGTCGCGCATTTATACGGGACGCCGGGGAAAATTGACGAATTGAAAACTGTGTGCGAGCAGCATCAAGCAGTTATTATTGAGGATGCTGCAGAGTCCCTTGGCGCAACTTATAAAGGGAAACAAACAGGGACATTTGGAGATTATAATGTAATTTCTTTTAATGGAAATAAAATTATCACAGGATCTTCAGGAGGAATGCTGCTGACGGATGACAAAGAAGCGGCTGATAAGGTGCGAAAATGGTCTACGCAGTCGAGAGAAAGCGCAGCCTGGTATCAGCACGAAGAATTGGGATATAATTACCGGATGAGTAATGTAATAGCGGGCGTTGTGAGAGGGCAATTCCCGTATCTTGAAGAGCATATCAGACAGAAGAAAGCTATTTATGAAAGATACAAGGAAGGTTTCAGAGATCTTCCGGTATGCATGAATCCTTATGATGAGACGTGTTCAGAGCCAAATTTCTGGCTTTCATGTATGTTGATCGATCCAGAAGCTATGTGCAGACAGGTGAGAGGAGACCAGGAAGCACTTTTCATCAGGGAGGAAGGGAAAACTTGTCCGACAGAAATATTGGAAGTCCTTGCGCAGTATAATGCGGAAGGCCGTCCTATCTGGAAACCAATGCATATGCAGCCAATCTACCGAATGAATGGGTACATTACCCGAGAAGGCGAGGGGCGGGCGAAGACGAACGCATACCTTCAGGGGGGCAGAACTGGCCGGGACGGGAAGCCATTGGACGTTGGGGCAGATGTTTTCCACAGAGGATTATGTCTGCCAAGTGATAATAAAATGACAGAGGAACAGCAGGATAAGATTATAGAAATTGTAAAAGGTTGTTTTGAATATGAGTAAAAGATTAGGGTTTTTCTCTCATTTTATATATAGGAAATACGTAAAACGTGTTTTGGATTTTATAATGGCAATAATTACATTATGTATTTTAAGTCCATTTATGTTACTGATTGCCGGATTGATAAAGATAAAACTGGGTAGTCCAGTAATTTTTAAACAAGAGCGTCCTGGAAAGGGAGGAGTAATCTTTTGTTTATATAAATTTAGGACTATGACAGAGGCTAAAGATGAAAACGGATTACTTTTACCAGATGAAAAGCGATTAACCAAACTGGGGAAATTTCTTAGAAGCACAAGTGTGGATGAACTTCCAGAATTATGGAATATTGTAAAAGGAGAAATGAGTTTTATTGGTCCGCGTCCACTATTAGTTCAATATCTTCCATTGTATAATGATTTTCAAATGAAAAGACATAATGTTCTTCCGGGTTTGACTGGACTTGCACAGATAAATGGAAGAAATGGGATAAGCTGGGACGAAAAATTCAAGTGGGATGTGGCATATGTAGAAAAGCAAAGTTTTCTCTTAGATGTTCAGATTGCTTTAAAAACAATTTTAACTGTTTTGACTAGAGATGGAATAAGCAGTGAAACTTCAGAAACTATGGAAGATTTTGAAGGGAATGATTTATAAAATGGAAAAATACAAAACACCATATTATGTAATAAATAAAGACGAGTTGGAAGAATCAGTAGTAGAATTGCAAAAAGCGGTTGAGGCATATTGGGCGAATACAATTATAGGGTATTCTTTTAAAACGAATTCTTTACCTTGGATTTGTGAATTTTTTAAAGGTAAGGGCTTTTATGCAGAAGTTGTGTCAGATGATGAATATAACTTAGCGAAGTTATTGGGATATGAAAATCATAGAATTATATATAATGGACTAATTAAATCGCGCGCGACTTTTTTAGAGGCTCTTGAAAATGGGTGTGTTGTAAATATTGATTCGGAACAAGAAATTATGTGGTTGGGGGAGGCTCAACCAGATAAAAAATATTCTATTGGCATAAGAATAAATTTTGATTTAGAGAAAGCATGTCCTAATGAAAGTCAATGTGGCGATGAAGGGGGCAGATTTGGTTTTTGCTATGAAAATGGTGAGTTTGAAAGAGTTTTAAAATTGGTGAAGAAATATGATAACGTAGAGGTAAAAGGGGTGCATTTTCATTGTAGTTCTAAAACCAGAAGTCTGTCTGTTTATAAAGCAATCAGCCATATGGCGTGTCAGATAAAGAAAGAGTTTAATTTAGATCTAAACTATTTAGATATAGGCGGTGGTTTTTTTGGTGGGTTAAATGATAAACCTCACTTTAAAGATTATTTAGAATGTATTTCTGGAATTTTAAAAGAAGAGTATGATTCAAATAGAACAACTCTTATTTTAGAACCAGGCATGTCATTAATTGGTCCACCAATCAGCTTTGTAACATCTGTTATAGATATAAAAGAAACTAATAGAAATCGGTTTGTCGTTACAGATGGAAGTCGTAATAATGTAGATCCTTTAATGGGGAAAAAATCATATTTTTATACAATAGAATATTTGGGTGACGAAAGCAGACGAAAGAATATTGATAGGCAAATTGTAGTTGGTTATACTTGTATGGAAAATGATCGACTATTTAAAGTCGAAAACAGTAAACAGCTCGTAGTTGGAGATAAGGTGATTTATTATAAAGTTGGAGCGTATACAATGTGTTTAAGTCCATTATTTATTAAGTATTTTCCTGATGTTTATGTGCAGGAGAGTGATAAACTTAAATTGGTGCGAAATAGATGGACAGTGAATGAATATACGCAAAATTGTTTTTGGGAGGCCAACTATGAAAAATAATAATATCAATATTCTAATTTTGAGTTGTGGGACAAGAAATAAGATAGTTCAATATTTTAAAGAAAGCCTTAACGGAGAGGGTAAAGTAATTGCAACAGATTGTAGTCCTTATGCACCTGCCTTGTTGGAAGCTGATAAGTATTACATCGTGCCTAGAATTACAGAAGAGAATTATTTAGATATTATTTTGGATATATGTAAAAAAGAGAATATTTCAGGGGTCCTTTCGCTTATTGATCCGGAATTGTCATTATTGGCTAAGAATCGTAGAAAATTTGAGGCTATCAAAGTAAAAGTGATTGGTTCCAGTTATGAAAAGTGTGAAAGATGTCTAGATAAATATAAGATGTTTCAATGGTTAAAGGAACATGGTTTTAAATGTGCAAAATCATATCTTGACAAAGAAGAATTTTATCGCGATATGAAGAATGGGGAAATTAGTTATCCGGTATTTGTAAAGCCTATTAGGGGAAGCGCAAGTATTGCGATTTCTAAAGTGTATGATTGCGATACAATAGAATTACTGTTTAGAAATAGTCATGATTTAATGATACAGGAGTATCTTGATGGGCAAGAAATAGGGGTGGATTGTTATATAGATATGATTTCTCGACAAACGGTTTCTATTTTTACTAAGTACAAATTAGCGATGCGTGCAGGAGAAACAGATAAAGCGATTTCTTTTAAAGATGAGCGATTATTTGAGTTAATTAATCGATTTGTAAATGAATTTGGATTTGAAGGCCAGATTGATATAGATATCTTTAAAGTGGCTAATGATTATTATATTTCAGAAGTAAATCCAAGATTCGGTGGTGGATATCCACATGCGTATGAGTGTGGAGTTAATCATATGAAATTAATTTTAAATAATTTGAGAAATGTGCCAAATAGCGTTGATGTTGGAAATTACAAAGAAAATATGGTTATGATGAAATATAATGAATTAAAAATGTTGCAAGTATAAAAGAGGGAATTATGAAGAAAAATATATGGATTTTAAATCATTATGCAACAGACACGTATTTTGACAAAGGGGGAAGGCATTACTGGTTTGCGAAGTATCTAAAAAGAGCGGGGTATAATCCAGTTATCTTTTGTGCTAATACGGTGCATGGTTTTGATACGGAGATAGACACAAAAGGGAAAAAATGTATATTGAAAAAGGATGAGGTCAACGGTTTTCCTTTTGTATTCATTAAGGTTCCGTCTTATAAAGGGAATGGGATCAGGCGGATTAGGAATATGATAGAATTTTATCGAAAGCTTTTTCCTGTGACGAAATTGTATTCCCGGAAATACGGATATCCTGATATTATATTTGCTTCCAGCGTACACCCACTTACATTAGTAGCGGGAATCAAAATTGCAAAGAAAATGGGTGTGAAATGTATTTGCGAAGTAAGAGATCTGTGGCCAGAAAGTATTGTTGCTTATGGGAAATTAAAGAAGGATTCTTTGATTGCCAAAATCCTTTATAGAGGAGAGAAATGGATTTATAAAAGAGCTGATGCATTGATTTTTACCATGGAAGGTGGAAAAGATTATATAATAAATAAGGGGTGGGATCGGTCTGAAAAGCACGGGGTAGAGCTACGAAAGATTCATTACATTAATAACGGAATGGATCTGGAAGAAATAGAGATACAAAGAAAAATGGAGATATATGATAATCCAGTTTTCCGTAATATCAAAGGCGGGAAAATTATATATACCGGTTCTATACGTGAAGCAAATGATGTTGGGAAAATTTTGGATGCAGCAAAATACCTGATGGATTTAGATGTGACTTTCTGCATTTTTGGAGACGGAGATCAAAGAGAAAAGTTAGAAGAACGCTTAAAAAATGAAAGTATTAGTAATGTGATATTTTTTGGGAAAGTTGAAAAAAAATATATCGCTTCCATTGTTTCAGATGCGTTGTTGTTGTTGTTGTTGTATTCGCAAGATATTTTTGATATTGCCAAATATGGTATGAGTCAGAATAAACTTTTTGATTATCTGGCTGGGGGTCATGCAATCATTTCTAATCTTCCTAATGCTTATTCTATTATTAACGAATATAATTGTGGAATCGAGAGAGAGATACAAACAGGAAAAGAATTGGCTCAAAATATTCGAAAAGCATTGGAAGATGGTGATAGATTAAAAGAATGGGGAGCCCATGCAGCAGTTGCGGCAAAAGCCTTTTCCTTTGAGGAACATACAAAGAAACTGATATCTATTATCGAATCTCTATAAGAAATGAGGATATATTAATTATGAAAATTGTAACAGTTGTAGGTGCACGTCCACAATTTATTAAGGCGGCTGTTGTATCAAGAGAACTCAGGAAAACGCATACAGAGATATTGGTTCACACAGGACAACATTATGATTATAATATGTCTGATATTTTCTTCCGGGAGTTGGATATCCCTAAACCGGATTATAATCTTGGAATATCTGGTGGAACGCATGGAAAGATGACGGGTGAGATGTTGATCCGTATTGAAGAAGTGCTGATGAAAGAGAAACCAGATGTTGTCCTGCTTTATGGGGATACGAATTCTACCTTGGCAGGGGCTCTTGCGGCTGTGAAGTTACATATCCCTATTGCTCATGTGGAAGCTGGGAACCGATTGGGAACAAAGAACAATCCGGAAGAGATCAACAGAATCGTGACCGATCATGTGTCTTCATTGCATTTATGCTGTACAGAGTCTGCGAAAGAATTTCTCAGGAAAGAGGGAATTACAGATACGGCTTATGTGGTGGGGGATCCCATGTATGACGCTTTTCTCTATTATTCTGCGAAAGTCGGAAATGATATTCCAGAGAAGCTGACAGATTTGAATGGACAGGGAATAGATCCGCCAGAACATTTTTATTATATGACCTGTCATAGAGAAGAAAATGCCGGGACAGACAAGACGCTTACGGAGATTCTGGAAGCGATGAACAGTCTGGAGTATCCTACGATATATCCAGTTCACCCGCGCAATCGGGCAAGAGTTCAGAGGATTGTAGAAGCGGAAAAGATGGAGCACATTATATGCTGTGAGCCAGTAGGATATCTGATGAGTGTGTATCTTGTTAATCATTCAGAAAAGATCGTGACAGATTCAGGTGGGCTTCAGAGAGAGGCGTTTTTTGCGAAAAAGCAGTGTGTTACAGTGTTTGATTATGTCGTTTGGCCGGAAACAATGAAAGATAATAGGAATCAACTGGCAAAGCCGGATAAAGAGGATATTCTGACAAAATTAAATAAAGAACAGATGCTTCGGGAAGATTACAGCTTTGGTGATGGGAAGTCTTATCAGAAGATTGTAGAAAAAATAGAAAAACTAGTATAGAGAAAGGGAAAAACTATGTCAATGAAAGAAGAGTTATTGAAGAAAATTGAAAATCGTCAGATTACCGTGGGGGTTGTCGGCTTGGGGTATGTTGGGCTTCCTCTGGCGGTTGAAAAAGCAAGGGCTGGATTCCGAACAATTGGTTTTGACGTTCAGGAAGAGAAGGTTCAGCTTGTAAATTCTGGTCATAATTATATTGGCGATGTGATTGATGATGATCTGGAGGAGCTTGTGGAGGAAGGAAAGCTTTCTGCTACAACAGACTTTACCTTTGTGAAAGATGTTGATTTTATTGCAATCTGCGTTCCAACCCCACTTGATCGTCATCAGCAGCCGGATATCAGTTATGTGAAGAATTCTACGATTGCGATCTCCAGGCACTTGACAAAGAATACCATGGTAGTTCTCGAGTCTACAACTTATCCTGGGACAACAGAAGAGCTGATTAAACCAATCCTGGAGGAAGGCTCTGGATTGAAGTGCGGAGAAGATTTTTATCTTGGATTTTCGCCAGAGCGTGTAGACCCCGGCAATGCGGTATATAAGACAAAAAACACACCCAAAGTAGTTGGCGCGATTGGGAAAGATGCGACTGAAGTGATTGCATCCATGTATCGAGCGGTTCTGGAGGGCGATGTATATGAGGTGTCTTCCCCAGCGATTGCGGAGATGGAAAAGATCCTTGAGAATACCTACAGGAATGTAAATATCGGGCTGATCAATGAACTGGCAATGCTCTGCAACAAGATGAATATTAATCTCTGGGAAGTAGTAGATGCGGCTAAGACAAAACCGTATGGATTCCAGGCATTTTATCCCGGCCCGGGGCTTGGGGGTCACTGCATTCCTCTGGATCCTTATTACTTATCCTGGAAAGCCAGAGAATATGGATTCCATACATCTATGATCGAGTCTTCTATGATGATCAACGATAAGATGCCGGAATATTGTGTGGAGCGTGCGGCAAAAATCCTGAATTACTTTAAAAAATCTCTGAATGGCTCCAGAATTCTGATCCTTGGGGTGGCTTACAAACAGGATATTGATGACTACAGAGAAAGCCCTGCTATTCGAGTGATAGAAGAACTGGAGCCTACCGGAGCAGAAGTGGACTTCTATGATCCCTATATTCCGGCTTATAAGGAGAGAGGCATTGTAAAAGAAGGCCTGAAGGAGATCAGCGAGGATATCGTTGCTTCTTATGATCTTGTAATGGTGACAGCGGCTCATACTACGGTGGATTATGAGATGATCCAGAGAAGCGCGAAAGCAATCTTTGATACAAAGAATGTGATGAAGAATCTTGAGAACAGAGAGAATATCGAGGTGCTGTAAATGGCAAATTATTTTGTACATGAGACAAGTGTGATTGATGATGACGTCTCTATTGGACAGGGAACAAAGATATGGCATTTCTCTCATATTCAATCAGGAGCGCGCATTGGGGCAAATTGTTCTTTTGGACAGAATGTCAACGTGGGGAATTGTGTGAAGATTGGAGATGGCTGTAAGGTACAGAATAATGTTTCTCTTTATGAAGGAGTCGAACTGGAAGATTATGTATTTTGCGGTCCATCCATGGTATTTACAAATGATCTGACGCCGCGGGCAAAATATCCAAAAGGGCGTGCAGGCTATAAGAAAACAATTCTTCATACAGGAGCAACCATCGGGGCTAACGCTACGCTTGTCTGTGGACATGATATTGGGAAGTGGGCAATGGTAGCGGCTGGGGCGGTAGTGACGAAAAATGTGCCCGATCATGCCCTGGTAGCAGGCGTTCCGGCGAGACAGATCGGATGGGTATGTGAATGTGGAGAACGTCTGTCCGAAACCCTGGAGTGCCCAAACTGCAGAAGAAGATATAAGAAACAGGATCCAGGACTTTTGGAAATACAGTAAGATTAGGAGGGAACGTATTATGAGATATGCACTGATCGGATGTGGAAGAATTTCAACAAACCATATTAAGGCAGCGGTAAATAACAAATTGGAAATAGTGGGCGTCTGTGACATCCTTCCAGAAAAGATGGAGGAACTGCTGGAAAAACACGAATTGAAAAATGATAATTCCATTCATCGTTATACAGATTACAAAGAATTGGTAGCTGCAGAAAAGCCAGAATTGATCAGTATTGCCACAGAGAGTGGAAATCATGCGGAAATCGCTCTTTATTGTATTGAAGCAGGCATAAACGTGATCATTGAGAAGCCAATGGCAATGAGTATTGAGGACGCAAACAAGATTATTGATCTGGCAGAGAAAAAGCATGTCAAAGTATCTGCCTGTCATCAGAATCGTTTTAATGTGGCAGTTCAGGAGCTTCGAAAAGCAGTTGAGAACGGAAGGTTTGGCAAGATATCCCATGGATCTATCCATGTAAGGTGGAACCGGAATAAAGGATATTATGATCAGGCTCCCTGGAGAGGTACATGGGCTCAGGATGGCGGCGCTCTTATGAATCAGTGTATCCATGGGATTGACCTTCTCCGCTGGATGATGGGGGATGAGGTTGAGGAGGTATATGGGGCTACCAGACAGCAGTTCCATGATTACCTGGAAGCGGAAGATGTCGGCATGGCAGTGGTGAAATTCAAGAACGGGGCGATTGGAACAATTGAAGGGACAACCAATGTCTATCCGAAGAATCTGGAAGAAACACTGTATGTCTTTGGAGAGAATGGAACGGTTAAGATCGGTGGAACTTCCACCAATAATATTGATGTGTGGGATTTTGCCGATGAAACAGAGGCAGACAGTAAAAATAAGGGGTTGGAAGAAGCGACCAGCAATGTGTATGGGAATGGTCATACAAGCTTGTTTGCGGATGTAATGGCTTCTATTGAGAATGACAGAAAACCATATGTAGATGCTGTGGCTGGAAGGAATGCCCTGGAAATGATCCTTGCGATCTATAAGAGTCAGAAGACCGGACAGCCGGTGAAATTGCCGTTAAAAGAATTTTCATCTGTAGATATGGAAGGAGAGTTTCATGAGTAATTATTTTGTGCATGAAAGTAGCTATGTGGATGACAATGTAATCATTGGAGACAATACAAAAATATGGCATTTTTCGCATGTGCAAAGCGGTGCAAGGATTGGAAGAAGTTGTTCTTTTGGACAGAATGTTAACATTTCAAATAATGTAAAGATTGGGGATTTTTGTAAAATACAAAATAATGTATCGGTATATGAGGGAGTAGAATTAGAAAATTATGTTTTTTGTGGTCCATCGGTAGTATTTACAAATGATTTGACGCCGCGCGCTCAGTATAAAAAAATTTATAGAAGAACTTTTTTAAAAGAAGGATGTTCTGTAGGGGCTAATGCAACGATTGTTTGTGGACATACAATAGGGAAATATGCATTAATAGCTGCTGGTGCTGTGGTTACAAAGGATGTGAGTGATTATGCATTAATGGTTGGCGTACCTGCAAGACAAATGGGGTGGGTGTGTCAATGTGGTGAAAAATTGAATAGAGATTTTGTTTG
This window of the Massilistercora timonensis genome carries:
- a CDS encoding acyltransferase translates to MSNYFVHESSYVDDNVIIGDNTKIWHFSHVQSGARIGRSCSFGQNVNISNNVKIGDFCKIQNNVSVYEGVELENYVFCGPSVVFTNDLTPRAQYKKIYRRTFLKEGCSVGANATIVCGHTIGKYALIAAGAVVTKDVSDYALMVGVPARQMGWVCQCGEKLNRDFVCKNCGKIYEKCDEGLREK
- a CDS encoding Gfo/Idh/MocA family oxidoreductase, which gives rise to MRYALIGCGRISTNHIKAAVNNKLEIVGVCDILPEKMEELLEKHELKNDNSIHRYTDYKELVAAEKPELISIATESGNHAEIALYCIEAGINVIIEKPMAMSIEDANKIIDLAEKKHVKVSACHQNRFNVAVQELRKAVENGRFGKISHGSIHVRWNRNKGYYDQAPWRGTWAQDGGALMNQCIHGIDLLRWMMGDEVEEVYGATRQQFHDYLEAEDVGMAVVKFKNGAIGTIEGTTNVYPKNLEETLYVFGENGTVKIGGTSTNNIDVWDFADETEADSKNKGLEEATSNVYGNGHTSLFADVMASIENDRKPYVDAVAGRNALEMILAIYKSQKTGQPVKLPLKEFSSVDMEGEFHE
- a CDS encoding acyltransferase, with translation MANYFVHETSVIDDDVSIGQGTKIWHFSHIQSGARIGANCSFGQNVNVGNCVKIGDGCKVQNNVSLYEGVELEDYVFCGPSMVFTNDLTPRAKYPKGRAGYKKTILHTGATIGANATLVCGHDIGKWAMVAAGAVVTKNVPDHALVAGVPARQIGWVCECGERLSETLECPNCRRRYKKQDPGLLEIQ